One region of Osmia lignaria lignaria isolate PbOS001 chromosome 7, iyOsmLign1, whole genome shotgun sequence genomic DNA includes:
- the AMPKalpha gene encoding AMP-activated protein kinase alpha subunit, whose amino-acid sequence MSEKIPTNQPQPIVKIGHYTLGQTLGVGTFGKVKIGEHVLTKHKVAVKILNRQKIKSLDVVGKIRREIQNLKLFRHPHIIKLYQVISTPTDIFMIMEYVSGGELFDYIVKHGKLKEYEARRFFQQIISGVDYCHRHMIVHRDLKPENLLLDHNLHVKIADFGLSNMMMDGEFLRTSCGSPNYAAPEVISGKLYAGPEVDIWSCGIILYALLCGTLPFDDEHVPTLFRKIKSGVFPIPEYLNKSVVSLLCHMLQVDPMKRATIEDIKKHEWFQKDLPSYLFPSPVEQDSSVIDIDAVNEVCEKFNVKEAEVHSALLGGDPHDQLAIAYHLIIDNKRIADEAAKAELKDFYVASSPPPVAFSPNDANNSPLRPHPERIAPFRERQSSLGSTSSQMQGPRGTPVKRAKWHLGIRSQSKPNDIMNEVYRAMKALNFEWKIINAYSVRVRQKNNITDRYSKMSLQLYQVDYKSYLLDFKSLSNEEEDIGRDPTLPPPQATGHHTMEFFEMCAALITQLAR is encoded by the exons ATGTCAGAAAAAATTCCTACTAATCAACCACAACCTATCGTTAAGATAGGTCATTACACACTTGGACAAACATTAGGTGTTGGTACATTTGGTAAAGTAAAAA TTGGAGAACATGTTTTAACAAAACATAAAGTTGCTGTAAAGATTTTGAATCgtcaaaaaattaaaagtttagATGTGGTTGGAAAAATTCGAAGAGAAATACAAAATCTTAAGCTTTTTAGGCATCCTCATATTATTAAACT GTATCAAGTAATAAGTACACCTACAGACATATTTATGATAATGGAGTATGTATCAGGTGGAGAGTTATTTGATTATATTGTGAAACATGGCAAATTGAAAGAATACGAGGCAAGAAGATTTTTCCAGCAGATTATCTCTGGGGTTGATTATTGTCACAGACACATGATAGTTCATCGTGATTTAAAACCTGAAAATCTTCTCTTAGATCACAATCTACATGTAAAAATAGCAGATTTTG gCTTATCAAACATGATGATGGATGGAGAATTCTTACGTACTTCTTGTGGTTCTCCTAATTATGCAGCACCAGAAGTAATTTCAGGTAAACTGTATGCTGGACCTGAAGTTGATATCTGGTCTTGTGGAATAATACTTTATGCTCTGTTGTGTGGTACGTTACCCTTTGACGATGAACATGTACCGACACTCTTCCGTAAAATTAAAT CCGGAGTCTTTCCCATCCCAGAGTACCTGAATAAAAGTGTTGTCAGCCTTTTGTGTCACATGTTGCAAGTGGATCCTATGAAAAGGGCAACCATTGAAGATATCAA GAAACATGAATGGTTTCAAAAGGATTTGCCTTCATATTTATTTCCATCACCTGTTGAACAAGACTCTTCTGTAATTGATATCGATGCGGTAAATGAGGTTTGTGAAAAGTTCAATGTAAAAGAAGCAGAAGTTCATTCAGCGTTATTAGGTGGAGATCCGCACGATCAATTGGCAATTGCCTATCATTTAATAATAGACAATAAACGAATCGCAGACGAGGCTGCTAAGGCCGAGTTAAAAGATTTTTACGTAGCCTCTAGTCCGCCTCCAGTTGCTTTTAGTCCGAATGATGCAAATAACAGCCCTTTGAGACCGCATCCAGAAAGAATAGCAC CATTCCGAGAACGACAGAGCTCTCTAGGAAGTACATCGTCCCAGATGCAAGGTCCTCGTGGTACTCCAGTAAAACGAGCCAAGTGGCATTTAGGAATCCGCTCACAATCTAAACCTAATGACATCATGAATGAAGTTTATCGCGCTATGAAAGCTCTCAATTTT GAATGGAAAATCATAAATGCCTATAGTGTCAGAGTCCgtcagaaaaataatataactgaTAGGTATAGCAAGATGTCGTTGCAACTTTATCAAGTTGATTATAAAAGTTACTTATTGGATTTTAAGTCTTTATCAAATGAAGAAGAAGATATTGGACGAG ATCCTACACTTCCGCCACCTCAAGCGACCGGTCACCATACAATGGAATTTTTTGAAATGTGTGCAGCATTAATCACACAATTAGCACGATAA
- the Crk gene encoding crk proto-oncogene, adaptor protein, with protein MAATFDQYDKSSWYFGPMSRQEASDLLMGEKEGGVFLVRDSTSIHGDFVLCVREDSKVSHYIINKIQQGDQVRYRIGDQIFPDIPNLLAFYKLHYLDTTPLIRPAPKKTQRVIAKYDFEGNDPDDLPFRKGEILTIITKDEEQWWTARNSLGQTGSVPVPYVQKYEEDNHSVMENNSRPDSGGSSTINSNSVQVSASQLSYPEGGQGTTRRSNIQRTLPAFAKVKQARVPNAYDKTALKLEVGDVIKVTKTNINGQWEGELHGKVGHFPFTHVEFVDNETGEDNQEI; from the exons ATGGCTGCTACTTTCGATCAATATGACAAGTCcag TTGGTACTTTGGTCCAATGTCACGTCAAGAAGCCTCGGATTTACTGATGGGTGAAAAAGAAGGTGGTGTATTTTTAGTACGTGACAGCACATCGATACACGGGGATTTTGTTCTATGTGTACGAGAGGACAGCAAGGTTAgccattatattataaataaaattcagcaGGGTGATCAAGTACGTTATCGGATTGGAGATCAAATATTTCCTGATATTCCCAACCTTTTGGCTTTTTACAAATTACATTATTTGGATACAACACCATTGATCAGGCCTGCTCCTAAAAAGACACAAAGGGTGATAGCAAAATATGATTTTGAGGGCAACGATCCTGATGACTTACCATTCAGGAAAG GGGAAATTCTCACAATTATAACAAAAGATGAAGAACAATGGTGGACTGCCAGAAACAGTCTTGGTCAAACTGGTTCAGTCCCAGTTCCGTATGTTCAGAAATACGAAGAAGACAATCATTCAGTAATGGAAAACAATTCTCGTCCGGACAGCGGAGGAAGTTCAACTATAAATTCAAATTCTGTTCAGGTTTCTGCTTCTCAGTTGTCGTATCCGGAAGGTGGACAAGGCACGACACGCAGGTCTAACATTCAGCGAACGTTACCTGCGTTTGCAAAAGTGAAACAGGCAAGAGTACCAAATGCATACGATAAAACTGCTCTAAAACTAGAAGTTGGAGACGTGATAAAAGTAACGAAAACTAATATAAACGGCCAGTGGGAAGGTGAATTGCACGGCAAGGTTGGTCATTTTCCATTCACACATGTTGAGTTTGTGGATAATGAGACTGGAGAAGACAATCAAGAGATTTAA
- the UHRF1 gene encoding ubiquitin-like with PHD and ring finger domains 1: protein MYVKVRTMDGKQEAIITISKLTEVENFKDEIEKELHIKKDLQRLFFRGKQLENGYKLYDYNVNLNDVIQLMVRIQMDDIQSIATSSNSLSSSSDSEKEVINNSIEDEKLDEAESLYYKPGDAIDCLDQTYGAWFEAMILKIFKKDDKLLYNVRWEFDDKAPPFNVPESSIRPRASKLIQFDKLKIGQKVMINHNVDDPKETGLWYDFTVLKIDKKRRVQELVGTLHIGRDQLLENRKVNPKGEIFAIEEPKLLKDRTENDEQRMASNGKRRRVQANCNACLDDPHKKCKECGCRICAGKEDEHNLLLCDECNFAYHLRCLNPPLTSIPEEDYWYCPECKNDENEIVKAGDKLKQTKKKTNENTNSKRDWGKGMACVGRTKECSIVPPNHRGPIPGVEVGMCWMYRVQVSEVGVHRPHIAGIHGRETDCAYSIVLSGGYEDDIDNGDEFMYTGSGGRDLSGNKRTAEQSCDQTLTRMNKALAVNCNAKLNATVGATAEDWRGGIPVRVVRNFKLAKYSKYAPEEGNRYDGIYKVVKYYPDTGKSGFRVWRYLLRRDDPAPAPWTKEGKERISALGLKPMYPDGYLEAMAKNKTNKKRNMPAKVEKSSSSKSEEPPKKKQKRETYELEIEIVKFIEEDQTNTKLWDECRLTLAGGKAAFLQQVSERFTCPCCLELVYNPVTVPCTHNICHTCLKRSVSSGVHYCPSCRFQLDKNYKMEINNSLSSALLLLYPGYEGGR from the exons ATGTACGTTAAAGTAAGAACAATGGATGGTAAACAGGAGGCGATAATAACTATCTCCAAATTAACGGAGGTAGAAAACTTTAAG gaTGAAATTGAGAAAgaattacatataaaaaaagatCTACAAAGATTGTTTTTTCGAGGCAAACAATTAGAAAATGGTTATAAACTGTACGATTACAATGTCAACTTAAATGATGTAATTCAGTTAATGGTGAGAATACAAATGGATGATATACAAAGTATAGCTACATCTAGTAACAGTCTTAGCAGTAGTTCTGATTCTGAAAAAGaagttataaataattctaTCGAAGATGAAAAGCTGGATGAAGCTGAAAGCTTATATTATAAACCTGGAGATGCTATAGACTGCCTTGATCAAACTTATGGAGCTTGGTTTGAGGCTatgatattgaaaatatttaaaaaggatGATAAGCTTCTTTATAACGTACGTTGGGAATTTGATGACAAAGCTCCACCTTTTAATGTACCTGAGTCATCTATAAGACCACGTGCAAGCAAGCTTATacaatttgataaattaaaaataggtCAAAAGGTAATGATTAATCATAATGTTGATGATCCCAAAGAAACTGGATTATGGTATGACTTTACAGTATTAAAAATAGATAAGAAAAGGAGGGTACAGGAGCTTGTTGGAACATTGCACATTGGAAG aGATCAACTGCTTGAAAATCGTAAAGTAAATCCTAAAGGTGAGATTTTTGCAATTGAAGAACCGAAACTTCTTAAAGATAGAACTGAGAATGATGAACAGCGCATGGCTAGTAATGGTAAACGAAGACGAGTACAAGCTAATTGCAATGCATGTTTAGACGATCCTCATAAGAAATGCAAAGAATGTGGTTGTAGAATCTGTGCTGGAAAGGAAGATGAACACAATCTTTTGCTGTGCGATGAATGTAATTTTGCGTACCACTTGCGATGTTTGAATCCACCCTTAACATCTATACCAGAAGAAGATTATTGGTATTGTCCAGAATGTAAAAACGATGAGAACGAGATTGTAAAG GCAGGTGATAAGTTAAAGCAAACAAAAAAGAAGACGAACGAGAACACGAACAGTAAACGAGATTGGGGTAAAGGAATGGCATGTGTAGGAAGAACAAAAGAATGCAGTATCGTTCCACCCAATCATCGTGGACCCATTCCAGGTGTAGAAGTTGGAATGTGCTGGATGTACAGAGTGCAG GTATCTGAAGTTGGAGTACATAGACCGCATATAGCTGGAATTCATGGAAGAGAAACAGATTGTGCATATTCTATTGTATTATCTGGGGGCTACGAGGATGATATTGACAATGGTGATGAATTTATGTACACTGGTTCCGGAGGAAGAGATTTGTCAGGAAATAAAAGGACAGCCGAGCAAAGCTGTGATCAAACATTGACTAGAATGAATAAAGCATTGGCAGTAAATTGCAATGCGAAACTTAATGCAACTGTTGGTGCTACAGCCGAAGATTGGAGAGGTGGTATACCTGTAAGGGTAGTAAGAAACTTTAAGCTTGCTAAATATAGTAAATATGCGCCAGAAGAAGGCAATAG GTACGATGGTATATACAAGGTAGTAAAATATTATCCGGATACAGGTAAAAGCGGTTTTCGTGTATGGAGGTATTTATTAAGAAGAGACGACCCTGCTCCTGCGCCTTGGACAAAAGAGGGTAAAGAACGAATATCCGCTCTTGGTTTGAAACCAATGTATCCGGATGGATATTTAGAAGCAATggcaaaaaataaaacaaacaagaaaagaaacatGCCGGCGAAAGTAGAAAAGTCTTCTAGTTCAAAGAGCGAAGAACCGCCAAAGAAAAAACAGAAGCGTGAAACTTAcgaattagaaattgaaattgtaaaatttatcgAAGAAGATCaaacaaatacaaaattatgGGACGAATGTCGTCTTACTTTAGCAGGCGGTAAAGCCGCATTTTTACAACAGGTTTCAGAGAG ATTTACGTGTCCCTGTTGTTTGGAACTCGTTTATAATCCTGTTACAGTTCCATGTACACATAATATTTGTCATACTTGTTTAAAACGTAGCGTTTCATCAGGTGTACATTATTGTCCATCGTGTCGTTTCCAATTAGACAAAAATTATAAGATGGAAATTAACAATTCTTTATCATCTGCTCTATTATTACTTTATCCTGGATACGAGGGTGGAAGATAA
- the CUTA gene encoding cutA divalent cation tolerance homolog: MLFTPCKPIFGFVTFFCLARSISANTYKNMSSLAGVHSVAYVTVPTQDVAKKLAHGLVKSKLAACVNIIPGLISVYEWKNEIAEDNELLLMIKTRTDTVDALTKYVKENHPYEVCEVISLPIQNGSEKYLQWISEVVPPIDKRSSN, encoded by the exons ATGTTATTTACACCGTGTAAACCGATTTTTGGATTTGTTACATTCTTTTGTTTAGCTAGGAGTATTAGCgctaatacttataaaaatatgaGTAGCTTGGCAGGGGTTCATTCTGTTGCCTATGTCACTGTTCCAACACAGGATGTTGCTAAAAAATTGGCACA tgGCTTAGTGAAAAGTAAATTGGCTGCATGTGTTAATATTATACCAGGTCTTATTTCTGT GTATGAATGGAAAAATGAGATCGCCGAAGATAATGAATTGCTACtg atgaTAAAAACCAGGACTGATACTGTTGATGCTCTTACAAAATATGTTAA GGAAAATCATCCATATGAAGTTTGTGAAGTAATTTCTTTACCT ATTCAGAATGGAAGTGAAAAGTATCTTCAATGGATAAGCGAAGTGGTTCCACCTATTGATAAAAGGAGTTCTAACTAA
- the LOC117609483 gene encoding protein Fer3: protein MSYTEPLWEINGNQAPVITADMSQYVNGELGSYPMWDSSVLYQAPPPSHTHVNEHGLYRQPCALLHQSRYTPNGRSPNLPSSTTKKPRRRVATVSQRRAANIRERRRMFNLNEAFDKLRRKVPTFAYEKRLSRIETLRLAITYIAFMGELLGIEPSSPKPEYIPREYYLPN from the exons ATGAGCTACACCGAACCGCTGTGGGAGATCAATGGAAATCAAGCACCA GTGATTACAGCGGACATGTCGCAATATGTTAATGGTGAACTAGGAAGCTACCCTATGTGGGACAGTTCCGTTTTGTATCAAGCACCACCTCCTTCGCATACTCATGTGAACGAGCACGGATTGTACAGGCAGCCTTGTGCGTTACTACATCAAAG tcGATACACACCTAATGGTAGGTCCCCTAATCTTCCATCTTCCACCACAAAGAAACCAAGACGTCGCGTGGCGACCGTTTCGCAAAGAAGAGCCGCGAATATCCGTGAAAGGCGTAGAATGTTTAATCTGAACGAAGCTTTTGACAAGTTACGTAGAAAA GTACCAACTTTTGCGTATGAAAAACGGCTCTCGAGGATCGAAACTTTACGTTTAGCGATTACCTACATCGCATTTATGGGAGAATTGCTCGGAATTGAGCCGAGTAGTCCGAAGCCAGAGTACATCCCGAGGGAATACTATTTGCCAAATTGA